Proteins found in one Triticum urartu cultivar G1812 chromosome 4, Tu2.1, whole genome shotgun sequence genomic segment:
- the LOC125552515 gene encoding pentatricopeptide repeat-containing protein At3g29290 translates to MAAVWSGCSTSCGSFSQELPRRSVKGGQGTRVRPATGGRSRGDARPVSGGTVTARGACVCRAAPCVLESDVTGKEEAGLGIRGVEDERPGAAGFDYHQRHGLRRRPARPAAVEKDPVGARSVPSASASEPADKFEREGSRLHFLEERDEELLSRRLMKLSQSNKVRSAIELFDSMLASGLQPNAHACNSLLASFVRRGSSVDAMKMYEFMKGKGLATGHTYTLILKAVARTEGYISALQMFSEIEECNESRETLDVIVYNTMISACGRAKDWRQVEKLWGRLAENSLSGTLMTYDLLVSTFVQCGQSELAIAAYEEMLRGGLDPSEDIMKAIIASCTKEGRWEFALATFRRMLSAGMKPNIIVFNSVINSLGKAGEDELAFRMYHLLTSSGLEPDQYTWSALLSALYRSGRCWDALELFQGIKSKNPSVLNSHLYNIALMSCERLGQWEHALQLLWMMEKSGLQISAVSYNHVIRACEVACEPKVALKVYRRMTHERCSPDTFTHLSVIRACIWGSLWDEVEDILEEVAPDSSIYNTVIHGLCLRGKIRLARRVYTKMRSIGLTPDGKTRSFMLQHIASAE, encoded by the exons ATGGCTGCGGTTTGGAGCGGCTGCAGCACAAGCTGCGGTTCCTTCAGCCAGGAGCTGCCTCGCCGTAGCGTGAAGGGCGGCCAGGGCACGAGAGTCCGTCCAGCGACCGGCGGCCGGAGCAGAGGTGACGCCCGTCCGGTAAGCGGCGGCACGGTGACGGCGAGAGGGGCGTGTGTTTGCAGAGCGGCCCCGTGCGTCCTCGAATCTGATGTCACCGGCAAGGAAGAGGCCGGCCTGGGGATCCGGGGCGTGGAGGACGAGCGACCTGGTGCTGCTGGTTTCGATTACCACCAGAGGCACGGGCTCCGGCGGCGTCCGGCGAGGCCGGCTGCCGTGGAGAAGGACCCTGTGGGCGCGAGAAGCGTGCCATCAGCGTCAGCTTCAGAGCCGGCGGATAAATTCGAGCGTGAGGGATCAAGGCTGCACTTCCTAGAAGAGAGGGACGAGGAACTGCTGTCCAGAAGGCTGATGAAGCTGAGCCAATCCAACAAGGTCAGGAGTGCCATAGAGCTGTTTGATTCAATGCTTGCGTCAGGCCTTCAGCCCAACGCGCACGCCTGTAACTCCCTTTTGGCCAGTTTTGTCCGCAGAGGTTCCTCCGTGGACGCAATGAAGATGTATGAGTTCATGAAGGGGAAAGGGTTGGCAACTGGCCATACATACACCTTGATACTCAAGGCTGTTGCCAGGACCGAGGGCTATATCTCTGCCTTGCAAATGTTCAGTGAGATTGAAGAGTGCAATGAATCGAGGGAAACCCTTGATGTGATTGTTTACAACACTATGATATCTGCGTGCGGAAGAGCGAAAGACTGGAGGCAAGTGGAGAAACTGTGGGGAAGGCTAGCGGAGAACTCTTTGAGTGGAACCTTGATGACTTACGATCTGTTGGTTAGCACATTTGTGCAATGTGGACAGTCTGAGTTAGCAATTGCTGCTTATGAGGAAATGCTCCGCGGGGGGCTTGATCCAAGTGAAGACATAATGAAGGCCATCATTGCCTCGTGCACCAAAGAAGGGAGGTGGGAGTTTGCGCTGGCCACATTTAGGAGAATGTTGAGTGCTGGCATGAAGCCCAATATCATTGTGTTTAATTCGGTTATCAACTCACTTGGGAAGGCTGGTGAAGACGAGCTCGCCTTTAGGATGTACCATCTTCTAACATCTTCAGGACTTGAGCCTGATCAATATACATGGAGCGCATTGCTGTCAGCACTGTATAGGTCTGGTCGATGCTGGGACGCCCTAGAGCTTTTCCAAGGAATTAAATCCAAGAATCCGTCTGTCTTAAACAGTCATCTCTACAACATAGCTTTGATGTCTTGTGAAAGACTTGGTCAGTGGGAGCATGCTTTGCAATTGCTGTGGATGATGGAAAAAAGCGGACTGCAAATTTCAGCGGTCTCTTACAATCACGTGATACGTGCTTGTGAGGTTGCTTGTGAGCCAAAAGTCGCTCTGAAAGTGTACCGGCGTATGACTCATGAGAGGTGCTCACCGGACACATTCACGCATTTATCTGTTATAAGAGCTTGCATTTGGGGATCTCTTTGGGACGAAGTAGAGGATATACTGGAG GAGGTCGCTCCAGATTCTTCGATCTACAACACGGTCATACACGGGCTTTGTTTGCGTGGCAAGATCAGATTAGCCAGGAGGGTGTACACAAAAATGCGGAGCATTGGGCTAACACCAGATGGCAAGACAAGGTCGTTCATGCTGCAACACATCGCGTCAGCAGAGTAG